One genomic segment of Gossypium arboreum isolate Shixiya-1 chromosome 3, ASM2569848v2, whole genome shotgun sequence includes these proteins:
- the LOC108465285 gene encoding protein LURP-one-related 10-like encodes MAYPSSSSCQPLANPVSIISSHFCAPYPIDLAIIRKVLTISDGNFVVTDINGNIVFKVKGAFLSVHDRRVLLDGAGNPIVTLKQKLMSAHDRWQVFKGDSTDSSDLLFSAKRSSMFQLKTKLDVFLANNTKEEVCDFKVKGSWLERSCVVYAGESSTIVAQMHKKHTVESILIGKDKFMVTVYPNIDYAFVVALIVILDGINKENSSGSGGDFDFLGGIN; translated from the exons ATGGCATATCCCAGTTCCAGTTCATGCCAACCATTAGCTAACCCTGTTTCCATCATCAGCTCTCATTTTTGTGCTCCTTACCCCATTGATCTCGCTATCATAAGGAAGGTTTTAACCATAAGTGATGGGAACTTCGTAGTTACTGACATCAATGGCAATATTGTTTTCAAGGTTAAAGGAGCTTTTCTATCCGTCCATGACCGACGGGTGTTGCTCGACGGTGCTGGGAATCCCATCGTCACTCTCAAACAAAAG TTAATGAGTGCACATGATAGATGGCAAGTCTTCAAGGGAGATAGCACGGATTCAAGTGATCTTTTGTTTTCGGCTAAACGATCTTCCATGTTCCAGTTAAAGACCAAATTAGATGTGTTTTTGGCAAACAACACAAAGGAGGAAGTTTGTGATTTTAAGGTTAAAGGGAGTTGGTTGGAAAGGTCTTGTGTTGTTTATGCCGGAGAGTCTTCCACCATTGTTGCCCAA ATGCACAAGAAGCACACTGTTGAAAGCATACTGATAGGGAAGGATAAGTTCATGGTGACGGTTTATCCCAACATTGATTACGCATTCGTTGTAGCCCTTATTGTGATTCTTGATGGGATAAATAAGGAGAATAGTTCAGGATCAGGAGGAGATTTCGATTTTCTTGGTGGGATAAATTAG